The genomic region CGAGTCCCGCGAGCACGTCGAGCGCGGCCATTGCGTTTGCCGTGCGGCGGATGCGCCGCGCCTCGGCGGCGACGCGCCCGCGCAGCGCCGCGAAGAGGTCGTACTCCAGCTTGCACATGCGCTCCTCGGCCGTGACGATTTCCTCTTCGCGCGACTTGAGCGCCGGCGTTACGTAGCGTTCCGCGTTGACGAGCGTCTGCTTGCGCTCGTAATCCGGCGGGACCAGGTGTGTGTTGGCGCGGCTGACCTCGATGTAGTAGCCGAACACCTTGTTGTAGCCGATCTTGAGGTTCTGGATGCCCGTGCGCTCCGTTTCTTCCTTCTTCAGCGTCGCGATCCAGTCGCGCCCGCCGCGGACAAGGCCGCGGAGCCGGTCCAGTTCGGGGTCGCAGCCGTCTTTGAAGATCCTGCCTTCGTTGAGCGCGAGCGGCGGTTCGTCGGAGAGGGAGGACTCGATCCACCCGGCCACGTCCGCGAGTTCGTCGATTTCTTCCCGCAGTTCTCGCAGATACGGAACCTGCGCCGCCGCGATTGCGGCGCGCAGCCCGGGCGCGCGGGTCAGCGACGCGCCCAGCGCCTTGAGGTCGCGCGCGTTGCCCGTTTTCGAGGAGATGCGGCCCAGCAACCGCTCGAGATCAGCGACGCCACGCAGCAAATCACGCAGGGTCATGCGCAATTCCGTGTTGTCATGCAGCGTCTCGACCGCGTCAAGCCGCGCGCGGATGGCCATTACGTCGACGAGCGGATGGAGTATCCAGTGGCGTAACATGCGCGCGCCCATGGGCGTGAGCGTGCGGTCGAGCACGCCGAGGAGCGTGCCATGCTTGCGCTTGTCGGCGAGCGACTCGATCAGTTCGAGGTTGCGCTGCGTGTTCCCGTCGAGCACGACGTAGCCCGCGGGGCTGTACCGGCGCGGATATTGCAGGTGCGGCGCCATGTCACGCTGCGTCTGCTTCACATACGCAATAGCCGCGCCCGCCGCCGCCGTGGCAACCGGCGCGTCTTCGAGGCCGAAGCCCTTCAGCGTGCTTACGCCGAAAAAATCAAGCAGCAGTTCGCGCGCGGCCTGGGGATCGAAGTCCAGTTCCGCGCGCGGCGTGAACGTTGCCGCGGCATGCCGCTGGCGCAGGCGCTTGAGCGCGGCCTCGTCCATGTCGCGCGCGATCAGCACCTCCGCGGGGTTCATGCGCGTGAATTCGTCGGTGATCGCGCGTTGCGAGTTGCCCTCGGCCTGCGCGACGAGAAACTCCCCCGTCGAGATGTCGACGAACGCGAGGCCGGCATTCTCGTCGTGCAGCGCCAGCGCGCACAGGTAATTATTCGCCGTCTCTTCGAGCAGTTCCGGTTCGATGACGGTGCCCGGCGTGATGGTGCGCACGACCGCGCGCTTCACGATGCCCTTGGCTTCTTTCGGGTCCTCCATCTGGTCGCACAGCGTGACGGTGCGCCCGGCCTTGAGCAGGCGCGCCACGTACGCGTCCACGGCCCGCGCTGGCACCCCGGCCATGGGCACGCGCCGGTCTTTCCCCGCGTCGTCGCGCGAGGTCAGGGTCAGGCCGAGCAGTTCCGATGCCTCGAGCGCGTCCTCAAAGAACAATTCGAAGAAGTCTCCCATGCGGAAGAAAAGAAGGGAATCGCCGCATTCCGCCTTGGCCTGCAAATACTGGCGCAGCATGGGCGTAACGCGGTGGGGGGAAACCTCTTCGAGCTTCATCCATTTCTCGGGCATAGGCTCGTATTATACGGATTCGGGGCCGGCGGAGACACAAGAGGCGGGCGCGCCCGCGCGAGCATACGGCGCGCCCGGGGTGCGCATTACCCCTTGCGCAGGAGTTCGTCAAAATAGGCAATGGTCGGGACCAGTCCGTCGCGGAGGGGTACGGTGGGGCCCCAACCGAGTTTCTCCTTGGCCAAGCTGATGTCAGGCCGGCGCCGCACAGGATCATTAGGCGGAAGTTGCCTGAAGATGAGTTCCGACTTGGATTCGGTCAACTCGATGACCATCTCGGCCAGTTGGCGGATGGTGAACTCGCCGGGATTGCCCAGGTTCACGGGCCCGGTGAAGCCGTCGGCATCCATCATGCGGATGAGCCCGTCGACGAGGTCGTTCACGTAGCAGAACGAGCGGGTCTGGCTGCCGTCGCCGTAGATGGTGATGGGTTCGCCGCGCAGCGCCTGCACGATGAAATTGCTGACGACGCGCCCGTCGTTGACGAGCATTCGCGGTCCGTAGGTGTTGAAAATGCGCACGACGCGGATGTCGACCTTGTTCTGCATGTGGTAGTCGAAGAACAGCGCTTCGGCCACGCGCTTGCCCTCGTCGTAGCAGGAGCGCGGCCCGATGGGATTGACGTGGCCCCAGTAGGATTCGACCTGTGGGTGAATCTGCGGGTCGCCGTAGACTTCCGACGTGGACGCCTGCAGGATGCGCGCGCGCACGCGCTTGGCCAGCCCGAGCATGTTCAACGCGCCCATGACGTTTGTCTTGATCGTCTTCACGGGGTTGTACTGGTAATGGACGGGCGACGCCGGGCACGCCAGGTTGTAGATGCGGTGCACCTCGAGCATGACCGGGTTGATCACGTCATGGCGTACCAGTTCAAACTTCGGATTCTGCAGCAGGTGCGCAATGTTGTCTTTGCGCCCCGTGAAGAAATTGTCCAGACACAACACTTCCTGGCCCCGCGCGAGCAGGGCTTCACAGAGATGCGAGCCGATGAAACCGGCGCCGCCGGTAACGAGGTTCACGTATGCCACGGAAAGCCTATACTCCCCTTTGTTTACAGTCCCGCGCGCAGCGGCAACAGCGCTTCCGCCATGCGCAGGTCTTCGTCCGTCTTGATAATGACGCCCGCGAGCCGGTCGACCGGAAAGAACCCGATACGGCCGGAATAGGTCGCGGTCCTGCCCGCGTCCGCCGCGGCCAGATACGTCGCGCGGCGCCAGCCGGTGATGCTCCAGGGGATGCGCTGCACGGGCTTCAATTCCTGCGAATTGGTCTTCGCGTCGAAGCTGAAATTGACCGGCTGCCCTTCATAAGCGCACTCGATCTGTTCGGGTGTGTAGCACAACATCGTATCACAGCCGCTTTCGGTCATGCCTCGCACGAATTCCCGCGCCTGGTCCGCGGTCAGGAGCGGCGCGATGGAATGCACCTGAAACACGCGTTCACAGGGGTGTTTCATCAGGAACTCGTAGACAAACTGTTCACTCGTAGCCACGTGGTCAGCCAGTTCCGCGGGCCGCCGATGAAAGGAAACGCCCTCGGCCGCGGCGATGTTCCCGAACGCCAGGTCCTCGGAATTGACCCAGATTTCGTCGAAACATGCGGCGTCTTTGCATTTGCGTATGGCGCGCGTGATCAGCGGCACGCCACCGAGTTCGCGCAGGTTCTTCTGTTTCAGCCGTTGGCTGCCCATTCGGGCGGGAATCATGGCGATATTCATAGGAAACCTCGAGCATGCCTGCTACGGCCGATATCAGGTCAGGCGGTCAGGCGTGCATGACTTCAAGTGTATGAAAAGACGCATTCGCCGCGTCAGCCGTTCGCCCAGGCTCAATCGAACGCAGGGGCCGCCTCGTCCGGATTGCGCGGATAGGCCTTGCCTTCGTGCAGGTGAACGCAGCGGTGCGCCCGTCGCGCCAGCGCGTCGTCGTGCGTCACCAGGACGAGCGTGACCCGTTCCGTGGCGTTCAGTTGCAGCAGGAGATCGATGATGCCTTCTCCGGTGCGTTCGTCCAGGTTGCCCGTGGGTTCGTCGCCGAGCACGATGGTGGGCTTGTTGAACAGGGCGCGGGCAATCGCGACGCGCTGCTGCTCGCCGCCGCTGAGCTTGCCCGGCTTATGCGTCATGCGGTCCGCGAGCCCGGCCTTTTCCAGGAGTTCCGCGGCGCGGTCGCGCCACNNNNNNNNNNNNNNNNNNNNNNNNNNNNNNNNNNNNNNNNNNNNNNNNNNNNNNNNNNNNNNNNNNNNNNNNNNNNNNNNNNNNNNNNNNNNNNNNNNNNAGGTCCACGCCGCGCAGGATGCGCAGTTCGCGCGAGCCGTCGCGGAAGGTCTTTACCACCTCTCTGCATTCGAGCACGTTACTCATAGCGCAAGGCGTCCACCGGGTCGACGCGGACCGCGCTCCACGCGGGATACAGCGTCGAAACCAGGGTAAGGGCTACCGCGGAAACGCAGACCCAGAAGATGTCCCACGGCATCACCGCCACCGGGATGCCGTCAAAATAGTAAATGGTGCTGTTGAAGATGTCCCAACCGATCGTATGCGCGATAAAGACCATGATCGGGTTGATGTTGTAGGCGAAGAGGGTGCCCAGCACCAGCCCGATGACGGTGCCGGTCAGGCCGATCATCAGTCCCTCGAAAATGAACAACTGGAAGATCGATTTCGTGCCGGACCCGATGGTGCGCAGGATGCCGATGTCCCGCCGCTTCTCCATCACCACCATGATCAGCGTGCTCGTGATGTTGAACGCAGCGACCAGAATGATGAAAGCAAGTATGATGAACATGGCCAGTTTTTCCTGGTACAGCGCCTCGAAGAACTCGGCCTGGCTGTCGTACCACGTGATGGCCTGGTAGGGCAGGTCCGGGTCGTTGTTGATGCGGTCTTTCACCTGCTCCGCCAGGAAGGGGTCGCCCAGCTTCATGTGGATACCGTCCACGCCGTTCTCCCCGGTGAGCATCTGGGCGGTGGGAACATCGACAAACGCGTATAAAGTGTCGAATTCCGACATTTTCGCCTGGGAGATCCCGCTCACGCGAAGCCAAATCTGGCTGCCGCGCCGCGGACCGAGGGGCGTCAGCGTCTGGCGCGCGGTGGTCACGGTTACGCGCCGGCCAATCATAAGGCTGGGATTGACCATGTGCGAGCCCAGGAGCCGTTGCGCAAGCCGGTAGCCGAGGACGATTTCCTTCTCGCCGGGCAGCGCGCCCGACCCGTATTTGCGCCCGCCCTGGGTGGTCAGGTTCTCCGCGAGCATGGTGATGTCCTGCTCGCGGACCGGGTCCACGCCCATGATGTAGGCGCCGGTGGAGTTCTCGTCGTGCGTGATCAGCGCCTCGACCTGCGCGAGCGGACCCGCGGCAATGATTTCGGGGGCGATGGCGCGGATGCGCCCTATGGCGAAGTCGTAGTCTTGCATGCGCCCGCTGAACTCGGGCAGCACGGTGAGATGAGCCCGGTTGCCGATGATGGCGTCACGAAGGGCAATGTCGAATCCCGTCATGACGCTCATGACGACGATCAGCGCCATGACCCCGACGCACACGCCCGCCACCGAAATGATGGCGATCAGGCTGACGAAGCGGTTGCGGCGCTTGCTGCGCAGATAGCGTGCGGCGACAAACAACTCGAATCGCACGAACCGGTTACTCCCTGGAACCACACACTGGAAGTCTGAATCGAGACCGAAGTATAGAGTGCCCGGCGTATGGCGAGCAACCGCGGTACGGCCACGCTATCCACGCACGTGAACAAGCGCGTGGCGGAAGGGGCCGAGGTAGCGGGCGCCCCATTGGACGCGGAAGGGGACCACGTACATGCCGGGGGCGGCGCCGGCCGGAACCTGCAAACGGATCCGGGCCGCGCGGTCGGAATCGGGCCTCCCCGCGACGACGAGCCCGCACGTGCGCGGCGGAATTTCCACTTGCGTTGTGCTTTCAGTCGCGCCGGCGGTCCAGCCTTCGGGCGGCACGGGCTCGAGCCGGACACGCACCGCTTCCGGGCCGTGGTTGGTCAGTTGCACGTCGATGGTGCATTGTTCTCCCGGGCGGACGTCCTGTTCGTAGGGGTATGCGCGCACCCACCAGGGGTCTGTGGCGAAGTTCGGGTCGTCCCATGGCGTCATTTCGCGCAGGACCGTCTCACGCTCGTCCAGGACGCGGTCCAAATAGTCCA from Candidatus Hydrogenedentota bacterium harbors:
- a CDS encoding SDR family oxidoreductase; protein product: MAYVNLVTGGAGFIGSHLCEALLARGQEVLCLDNFFTGRKDNIAHLLQNPKFELVRHDVINPVMLEVHRIYNLACPASPVHYQYNPVKTIKTNVMGALNMLGLAKRVRARILQASTSEVYGDPQIHPQVESYWGHVNPIGPRSCYDEGKRVAEALFFDYHMQNKVDIRVVRIFNTYGPRMLVNDGRVVSNFIVQALRGEPITIYGDGSQTRSFCYVNDLVDGLIRMMDADGFTGPVNLGNPGEFTIRQLAEMVIELTESKSELIFRQLPPNDPVRRRPDISLAKEKLGWGPTVPLRDGLVPTIAYFDELLRKG
- the mutS gene encoding DNA mismatch repair protein MutS; this encodes MKLEEVSPHRVTPMLRQYLQAKAECGDSLLFFRMGDFFELFFEDALEASELLGLTLTSRDDAGKDRRVPMAGVPARAVDAYVARLLKAGRTVTLCDQMEDPKEAKGIVKRAVVRTITPGTVIEPELLEETANNYLCALALHDENAGLAFVDISTGEFLVAQAEGNSQRAITDEFTRMNPAEVLIARDMDEAALKRLRQRHAAATFTPRAELDFDPQAARELLLDFFGVSTLKGFGLEDAPVATAAAGAAIAYVKQTQRDMAPHLQYPRRYSPAGYVVLDGNTQRNLELIESLADKRKHGTLLGVLDRTLTPMGARMLRHWILHPLVDVMAIRARLDAVETLHDNTELRMTLRDLLRGVADLERLLGRISSKTGNARDLKALGASLTRAPGLRAAIAAAQVPYLRELREEIDELADVAGWIESSLSDEPPLALNEGRIFKDGCDPELDRLRGLVRGGRDWIATLKKEETERTGIQNLKIGYNKVFGYYIEVSRANTHLVPPDYERKQTLVNAERYVTPALKSREEEIVTAEERMCKLEYDLFAALRGRVAAEARRIRRTANAMAALDVLAGLAETAVHKGYCKPAVDDGDTVHVRDGRHPVVEDLMPRGDFVPNDTLLDPATAALQIVTGPNMAGKSTYLRQVAIIVLMAQIGSYVPAAEARVGVVDRIFTRVGASDNLVRGESTFMVEMTEAANILNAATARSLIVLDEIGRGTSTFDGISIAWSVAEHIHDHIHAKTLFATHYHELTELGEKLERAKNLNVAVREWGDKVVFLYRIVDGGADHSYGIQVAKLAGLPPQVIRRARDILESLEAGNPVSAGLPQQMYLFGPQTPPEPSPVERELGLVDPDALSPKEAHELLYHLKHMLRTPRHEKGPA
- a CDS encoding ATP-binding cassette domain-containing protein; translated protein: WRDRAAELLEKAGLADRMTHKPGKLSGGEQQRVAIARALFNKPTIVLGDEPTGNLDERTGEGIIDLLLQLNATERVTLVLVTHDDALARRAHRCVHLHEGKAYPRNPDEAAPAFD
- a CDS encoding cytidyltransferase, producing MNIAMIPARMGSQRLKQKNLRELGGVPLITRAIRKCKDAACFDEIWVNSEDLAFGNIAAAEGVSFHRRPAELADHVATSEQFVYEFLMKHPCERVFQVHSIAPLLTADQAREFVRGMTESGCDTMLCYTPEQIECAYEGQPVNFSFDAKTNSQELKPVQRIPWSITGWRRATYLAAADAGRTATYSGRIGFFPVDRLAGVIIKTDEDLRMAEALLPLRAGL
- a CDS encoding ABC transporter permease, whose amino-acid sequence is MRFELFVAARYLRSKRRNRFVSLIAIISVAGVCVGVMALIVVMSVMTGFDIALRDAIIGNRAHLTVLPEFSGRMQDYDFAIGRIRAIAPEIIAAGPLAQVEALITHDENSTGAYIMGVDPVREQDITMLAENLTTQGGRKYGSGALPGEKEIVLGYRLAQRLLGSHMVNPSLMIGRRVTVTTARQTLTPLGPRRGSQIWLRVSGISQAKMSEFDTLYAFVDVPTAQMLTGENGVDGIHMKLGDPFLAEQVKDRINNDPDLPYQAITWYDSQAEFFEALYQEKLAMFIILAFIILVAAFNITSTLIMVVMEKRRDIGILRTIGSGTKSIFQLFIFEGLMIGLTGTVIGLVLGTLFAYNINPIMVFIAHTIGWDIFNSTIYYFDGIPVAVMPWDIFWVCVSAVALTLVSTLYPAWSAVRVDPVDALRYE